A single region of the Sorghum bicolor cultivar BTx623 chromosome 9, Sorghum_bicolor_NCBIv3, whole genome shotgun sequence genome encodes:
- the LOC8058467 gene encoding GDSL esterase/lipase At1g71691, which produces MAAAVALLLLSALGGAAAQVFPPWNGTFPMGPGFGGGSSGGGGAGAAAAGTLVPAMFVFGDSLTDNGNNNDLNSLAKANYPPYGIDFAGGPTGRFSNGYTMVDEIAQLLGLPLLPSHPDASSGDAALHGVNYASAAAGILDNTGQNFVGRIPFNQQIKNFEQTLDTLSKHLGGASKLAPSLARSIFYVGMGSNDYLNNYLMPNYNTRNEYNGDQYSTLLVQQYAKQLGTLYNLGARRFVIAGVGSMACIPNMRARSPVNMCSPDVDDLIIPFNSKVKAMVNTLNANRPGAKFIYVDNYAMISQVLRNPWSYGFSVTDRGCCGIGRNRGMITCLPFLRPCLNRQAYIFWDAFHPTERVNVLLGRAAFSGGNDVVYPMNIQQLAAWQP; this is translated from the exons ATGGCGGCCGCCGTGGCCCTACTCCTGCTCTCTGCCctcggcggagcggcggcgcaggTGTTCCCGCCGTGGAACGGCACGTTCCCGATGGGGCCTGGCTTCGGAGGCgggagcagcggcggcgggggcgcgggcgcggcggcggcggggacgcTCGTGCCGGCGATGTTCGTGTTCGGGGACTCGCTGACGGACAACGGCAACAACAACGACCTCAACTCGCTTGCCAAGGCGAACTACCCGCCCTACGGCATCGACTTCGCCGGCGGGCCCACCGGCCGCTTCTCCAACGGCTACACCATGGTCGACGAGATTG CTCAACTCCTGGGCCTGCCGCTGCTGCCGTCGCACCCGGACGCCTCGAGCGGCGACGCGGCGCTGCACGGGGTGAACtacgcgtcggcggcggcggggatccTGGACAACACGGGGCAGAACTTCGTGGGTCGCATCCCGTTCAACCAGCAGATCAAGAACTTCGAGCAGACGCTGGACACCCTGAGCAAGCACCTGGGCGGCGCCTCCAAGCTGGCGCCGTCGCTGGCGCGGAGCATCTTCTACGTCGGGATGGGCAGCAACGACTACCTCAACAACTACCTGATGCCCAACTACAACACCCGCAACGAGTACAACGGCGACCAGTACTCCACGCTGCTGGTGCAGCAGTACGCCAAGCAGCTCGGCACGCTCTACAACCTCGGCGCGCGCAGGTTCGTCATCGCCGGCGTCGGGTCCATGGCGTGCATCCCCAACATGCGCGCGCGGAGCCCCGTCAACATGTGCTCCCCCGACGTCGACGACCTCATCATCCCGTTCAACAGCAAGGTGAAGGCCATGGTGAACACCCTCAACGCCAACCGCCCCGGCGCCAAGTTCATCTACGTCGACAACTACGCCATGATCTCGCAGGTCCTTCGCAACCCATGGTCCTACG GGTTCAGCGTGACGGACCGTGGCTGCTGCGGCATCGGGAGGAACAGGGGGATGATCACCTGCCTGCCGTTCCTGCGGCCGTGCCTCAACCGGCAGGCCTACATCTTCTGGGACGCCTTCCACCCGACGGAGCGGGTGAACGTGCTGCTCGGCAGGGCCGCCTTCAGCGGCGGAAACGACGTTGTGTACCCCATGAACATCCAGCAGCTCGCAGCATGGCAGCCGTAG